A genome region from Methanococcoides burtonii DSM 6242 includes the following:
- the cca gene encoding CCA tRNA nucleotidyltransferase, with the protein MESLKKSILEKIKPTEKEREHLTKVADELMYKIDCLTFKVGLVGVKTQLVGSAARGTWISGTHDLDIFITFPDDTSREDLESYGLSVGRQVAKEAEHWDEHYAEHPYVKMRYKGFDVDLVPCYSVSSASSIISAVDRTPFHNEFIKANLNGLEDEVLLLKQFMRGTGVYGSELKTEGFSGYLTELLVINYGSFEKVLEAASNWRPGLLLDILEHGKLKFEDPLVVIDPTDPKRNVAAALSLDKFCTFVDMARSFLCNPDESMFFSSLIPPISDNEIVERLEKKGSSLLAIVFKTPDVVDDIFYPQFAKMENSVVPMLDKNEFTVLKAGKWSGEDSVVMLELMSGTLPNVKMHRGPPVWVRDHAEKFRDKYVDNEDAYSFTIKDGFYVAEIPRKHISAVELLKKELANCSLGKHISKSVKEGFEILEGEQVLELKEDGFRSYLKSWL; encoded by the coding sequence ATGGAATCCCTCAAAAAAAGCATTCTGGAAAAGATAAAGCCAACTGAAAAGGAAAGGGAACACCTGACCAAAGTGGCCGATGAGCTGATGTACAAGATAGATTGCCTTACATTCAAGGTCGGTCTGGTAGGTGTAAAAACACAGCTTGTAGGCTCCGCTGCAAGAGGTACCTGGATATCCGGCACACATGACCTTGACATATTCATCACATTTCCGGATGATACCAGCCGTGAAGACCTTGAAAGCTATGGTCTGTCAGTTGGCAGACAGGTGGCAAAGGAGGCGGAACATTGGGATGAACATTATGCTGAACATCCATACGTGAAGATGCGATACAAGGGTTTCGATGTGGATCTGGTCCCTTGTTATAGCGTTTCCAGTGCCAGTTCTATTATTTCGGCAGTGGACAGGACACCTTTCCACAACGAGTTTATCAAGGCAAATCTGAACGGTCTTGAGGATGAGGTTCTGCTTCTCAAGCAGTTCATGAGAGGGACTGGAGTTTATGGCTCAGAGCTCAAGACCGAAGGATTTTCAGGCTATCTGACCGAGCTTCTGGTCATCAATTACGGCTCATTCGAAAAGGTACTGGAAGCAGCATCTAACTGGAGACCGGGTCTGCTTCTCGATATTCTGGAACACGGAAAACTGAAGTTCGAGGACCCTCTGGTCGTCATAGACCCCACAGACCCGAAAAGGAATGTAGCGGCTGCACTCTCTCTGGACAAGTTCTGCACATTTGTTGATATGGCTCGCAGTTTCCTTTGCAATCCGGACGAAAGCATGTTCTTCTCATCTTTGATCCCACCAATATCTGATAATGAGATAGTTGAACGGCTGGAAAAGAAAGGTTCCTCACTACTGGCCATCGTCTTCAAGACACCGGATGTGGTCGATGATATATTCTATCCCCAGTTCGCTAAGATGGAGAACTCGGTGGTCCCAATGCTCGATAAGAACGAATTTACCGTACTCAAAGCTGGAAAATGGAGTGGTGAGGATTCTGTTGTGATGCTGGAACTTATGTCAGGCACTTTGCCGAATGTCAAAATGCACAGAGGTCCTCCGGTATGGGTACGTGATCATGCCGAGAAGTTCAGGGACAAATACGTTGACAATGAGGATGCTTACTCATTTACGATCAAGGATGGTTTCTATGTGGCTGAAATTCCACGAAAGCATATCTCAGCTGTAGAGCTTCTTAAAAAAGAACTTGCGAACTGTTCCCTTGGAAAACACATTTCCAAAAGTGTAAAAGAGGGCTTTGAAATTCTCGAAGGTGAGCAAGTGCTTGAACTGAAAGAAGATGGGTTTAGAAGCTACCTCAAAAGCTGGTTGTGA
- the cas1b gene encoding type I-B CRISPR-associated endonuclease Cas1b: MRADYYILQDGILKRKENTVYFVNKDEKRVLPINKIYSIYAYGKLSFSSGVVSYLSKNGIPIHFFNYYGFYEGSMYPRETLISGDLVIHQASHYLDSEKRMLLAGKFIEGACGNILKNLKYYSRTKEDCQDAMNSYVSSIESELSRLPNADSIPKMMNVEGRMRYIYYNALDEIFPEDYRIVTRTRRPPGNKMNTLISFGNSLMYTTVLSEIYNTQLNPTISYLHEPFERRFSLALDVSEIFKPIIIDRIILKLVNKNMLDDNCFMGEIGDMLLSEKGKKIFLQEYNSKLSTTIKHKGLKRNVSYKRLIRLELYKLSKHVIEDEEYVPLVMWW, encoded by the coding sequence ATGCGAGCAGATTATTACATATTGCAGGATGGGATTTTAAAGAGAAAGGAAAATACGGTCTATTTTGTGAATAAGGATGAGAAGAGAGTTTTACCTATCAATAAAATATATTCAATTTATGCATACGGTAAGTTATCCTTTTCATCAGGTGTAGTTTCATACCTTTCAAAAAATGGTATTCCGATACATTTTTTTAATTATTATGGTTTTTATGAAGGAAGCATGTATCCACGAGAGACGCTCATTAGTGGCGATCTTGTAATTCATCAAGCATCTCATTATCTTGATAGTGAAAAAAGGATGCTTTTGGCAGGAAAGTTCATTGAAGGTGCATGTGGTAACATTCTTAAGAATTTAAAGTATTATTCAAGAACAAAGGAGGATTGTCAAGATGCGATGAATTCCTATGTTAGTTCGATAGAATCGGAATTAAGTCGCTTACCAAATGCGGATTCCATTCCTAAAATGATGAATGTTGAAGGGCGTATGAGATATATCTATTACAATGCATTGGATGAGATATTTCCGGAAGATTATAGAATTGTGACAAGAACAAGACGTCCTCCTGGAAATAAAATGAATACTCTTATTAGTTTTGGAAATTCGTTGATGTATACGACTGTTCTTTCTGAGATTTATAATACTCAATTAAATCCAACTATTTCTTATCTTCATGAACCTTTTGAACGACGTTTTTCTCTTGCTCTTGATGTGAGCGAAATATTTAAGCCCATAATAATTGATCGAATTATTCTTAAACTTGTTAATAAGAATATGTTAGATGATAATTGTTTTATGGGTGAGATCGGTGATATGCTGTTGAGTGAAAAAGGCAAGAAGATATTCTTACAAGAATATAATTCTAAATTAAGTACTACTATTAAACACAAAGGGTTAAAGCGAAATGTTTCTTATAAAAGGCTAATTAGGCTGGAACTTTATAAATTATCAAAGCATGTGATTGAAGACGAAGAATATGTTCCTCTTGTGATGTGGTGGTAA
- a CDS encoding indolepyruvate oxidoreductase subunit beta, protein MSSKASKFDLVISGVGGQGAILASDIIGKSAVLENYGVRAAETHGMAQRGGSVVNHIRIGCDLGSMIPLKGADCLLALEPVEALRYIDSLADDGVVIMNTEAVYPVTVNTGKAEYPDVESIVAELKKTHRVIAFNATEKAAEAGSRQAMNVVLVGAVSNFLPIKTETLLNRVKEMVPPKTIDTNVKAFEMGRSMVE, encoded by the coding sequence ATGAGCAGTAAAGCATCTAAGTTCGATCTCGTAATATCAGGTGTCGGAGGACAGGGAGCAATTCTCGCTTCAGACATCATCGGAAAGTCCGCAGTGCTTGAGAACTACGGAGTTCGTGCAGCGGAAACTCACGGAATGGCACAACGTGGCGGTTCAGTGGTCAACCATATACGTATAGGCTGTGACCTTGGGTCCATGATCCCTCTCAAAGGTGCAGACTGTCTTCTTGCACTGGAACCGGTAGAAGCACTACGCTATATAGATTCACTTGCAGACGATGGTGTTGTCATCATGAACACTGAAGCAGTTTATCCGGTTACAGTTAACACTGGAAAGGCAGAGTATCCTGATGTTGAAAGCATCGTAGCGGAACTCAAAAAGACCCACAGAGTAATCGCGTTCAACGCGACCGAGAAAGCGGCAGAGGCCGGAAGCAGACAGGCTATGAACGTGGTCCTTGTAGGTGCAGTCTCCAACTTCCTGCCCATCAAGACCGAAACACTACTGAACCGTGTAAAAGAGATGGTACCTCCAAAGACCATCGATACCAACGTGAAGGCCTTTGAGATGGGGAGAAGTATGGTCGAATAA
- a CDS encoding CRISPR-associated helicase/endonuclease Cas3: MYSDSFKELYDNLYKGLIVPKSYYSAHRNESGIELLEDHSQLCGNYFLYFIENLELEPLIDNLIIDLFGKNNLLSIKQILLFAVYYHDIGKINSNFQKVKVNSKKSSSNSNHSIFSEKVLTSFLLNEFPNQKSIIYLIGTVVSLHHTKLRDFSIKDYDESQDEIKIIQQIIQDTGLEIKEISKDEKFDFYSDNYSRDKIFIFVKLFYSLLVLSDSYSSMHYANSMKSMHPLNVIDSEIREKMIKSYSGVSYNANIDDITSGDISSCNNINELRKEILVECNDNMKRLVKDGNKIFMLSVPTGGGKTNISMKLVLNILEHDNSLKRIFYVFPFINIIEQNYKSIDNTLFNDSYFPNKLGLISDIYSRAYVNKYENMSDTDDSDFKLEQMLLIQNDNFLNNCVNVISNVNFFNSFIKNGGNNRYKIANMCNSVVVIDEIQTLSDKNIRTFYNFIKETSESLNIYYIIMSATLPDFNYFLDNVTIPQVINNPLKYYNHPIFKRNSIIFKKNSNDIDSIKKLLIEEIKVNYATGGVKVLITLNVVDTSRRVFDELRIDDDFNGFSFYLLNSTTSTLRRKKIIENIKKCPNGERIIIVSTQSIEAGVDIDCDFGIRDYSILDSIEQISGRINRECDAQKADISKLFVIKYKDGDTADSKKIYGNQERYKILNNMEDGMEEEILSTKHFDTYYGKLSEEVKKIARDNFKPIQGKIANLQYQSINNELDVIDTKVGKVDIFICDEIPLNNLSKYDREKIRALINDPRIVNAEKDAKIIIDDVIISSNVYVVWKEILSSTNKFEDVYIRRKITSLFNQFVISITNIKNNAYDSDLFDFLQTEGFVEVDERFDVVLSTPKFLEYYSFDDGLKSYEIKEAINNRSMGVIL; this comes from the coding sequence ATGTATTCTGATAGCTTTAAGGAACTATATGATAATCTCTATAAGGGATTAATAGTTCCAAAAAGCTATTATTCTGCTCATAGAAATGAAAGTGGTATAGAATTATTGGAAGATCATTCTCAACTTTGTGGGAATTATTTTCTTTATTTTATTGAGAATTTGGAACTTGAACCTTTAATTGATAATTTGATTATTGACTTATTTGGTAAAAATAATTTGTTGAGTATAAAACAAATTCTGTTATTTGCTGTTTATTACCATGATATTGGTAAAATAAATTCTAATTTTCAAAAGGTGAAAGTGAATAGTAAAAAATCATCCAGCAATAGTAACCATAGTATTTTTTCGGAAAAAGTACTTACATCATTTTTGCTGAATGAATTTCCCAATCAAAAATCGATTATTTATTTGATAGGAACTGTTGTTTCGTTACATCATACAAAATTAAGAGATTTTAGTATAAAGGATTATGATGAAAGCCAAGATGAAATTAAAATTATTCAACAAATTATTCAGGATACAGGACTTGAAATAAAAGAGATTTCTAAGGATGAGAAATTTGATTTTTATTCTGATAATTATAGTCGGGATAAAATCTTTATTTTTGTGAAGCTTTTTTATTCTTTACTTGTACTGAGTGATTCATATTCATCAATGCATTATGCTAATTCTATGAAATCAATGCATCCTCTAAATGTTATTGATTCTGAAATTCGTGAAAAAATGATTAAGTCATATTCTGGAGTTTCATACAATGCAAATATTGATGATATCACTTCAGGTGATATTTCTAGCTGTAACAATATCAATGAGTTACGCAAAGAGATTTTAGTTGAATGCAATGATAATATGAAGAGACTGGTAAAGGATGGCAATAAAATATTTATGTTGTCTGTGCCAACAGGTGGCGGAAAAACTAATATTTCTATGAAATTGGTTTTGAATATTCTTGAACATGATAATTCGTTGAAACGTATTTTTTATGTTTTTCCATTCATAAATATTATTGAGCAAAATTATAAATCAATTGATAATACGTTATTTAATGATAGTTATTTTCCAAATAAGTTAGGTCTGATTTCAGATATTTATTCACGTGCATATGTAAATAAATACGAAAATATGTCTGATACAGATGATTCTGATTTTAAGTTAGAGCAGATGTTATTAATTCAAAATGATAATTTTTTGAATAATTGTGTTAATGTTATTTCCAATGTTAATTTTTTCAATTCGTTTATTAAAAATGGTGGCAATAATCGTTATAAGATTGCAAATATGTGTAATAGTGTTGTTGTTATTGATGAAATACAAACATTGAGCGATAAAAATATTCGGACATTTTATAATTTTATAAAAGAAACTAGTGAATCGCTAAATATTTATTATATAATTATGAGTGCTACATTACCAGATTTTAATTATTTTTTAGATAATGTTACTATTCCTCAGGTAATTAATAATCCTCTTAAATATTATAACCATCCAATTTTTAAGCGTAATTCAATAATTTTCAAGAAGAATTCTAACGATATTGATTCGATAAAGAAGTTGTTGATTGAAGAGATTAAAGTAAATTATGCCACTGGAGGCGTAAAGGTTCTTATTACTTTAAATGTGGTTGATACTTCTAGAAGAGTTTTTGATGAATTGAGAATTGATGATGATTTTAATGGTTTTTCATTTTATCTTCTAAATAGTACAACTTCAACTTTGCGTAGGAAAAAAATAATTGAAAATATAAAAAAATGTCCGAACGGTGAGCGTATTATAATTGTGTCAACACAATCCATTGAAGCAGGGGTGGATATTGACTGTGATTTTGGAATTCGTGATTATTCTATTTTGGATAGTATCGAGCAAATATCTGGACGTATTAATCGAGAGTGTGATGCACAAAAAGCAGATATTTCTAAATTATTTGTGATTAAATACAAAGATGGGGATACAGCCGATTCTAAAAAGATATATGGTAATCAAGAGCGATATAAAATATTGAATAATATGGAAGATGGGATGGAGGAAGAAATTCTTTCGACAAAACATTTTGATACATATTATGGCAAGTTGTCTGAGGAAGTTAAGAAAATTGCAAGGGATAATTTTAAACCAATTCAGGGCAAAATTGCAAATTTACAGTATCAATCTATAAATAATGAATTGGATGTAATTGATACTAAGGTTGGAAAAGTTGATATTTTCATTTGTGATGAGATTCCGCTTAATAATTTATCCAAGTATGACCGAGAAAAGATTAGGGCATTGATAAATGATCCTCGAATTGTGAATGCAGAAAAAGATGCTAAAATTATAATTGATGATGTTATAATTTCAAGCAATGTTTATGTGGTCTGGAAGGAGATTCTTAGTTCGACTAATAAATTTGAAGATGTGTATATTAGAAGAAAAATAACGAGTTTGTTTAATCAATTTGTTATTTCAATTACTAATATCAAAAATAATGCATATGATTCGGATTTATTTGATTTTCTTCAAACTGAGGGATTTGTTGAGGTGGATGAGCGTTTTGATGTTGTTTTATCAACTCCGAAGTTTTTAGAGTACTATTCATTTGATGATGGTCTTAAGTCATATGAGATTAAGGAAGCAATTAATAATCGATCAATGGGTGTAATTTTATAA
- the cas2 gene encoding CRISPR-associated endonuclease Cas2: MYVIIVYDVGVERLNKVRIFLKQYLNWVQNSVLEGELTKAEYFKIQSHLKQLINKDEDSIFIYRVKDYKYLEFDELGTRPIEIDTII; this comes from the coding sequence ATGTATGTGATAATTGTCTACGATGTTGGTGTGGAACGATTGAACAAAGTACGTATCTTCTTGAAGCAATATCTTAATTGGGTTCAAAATAGTGTTTTGGAAGGGGAACTTACAAAAGCGGAGTATTTTAAAATACAATCTCATTTAAAACAACTCATAAATAAAGACGAAGATAGCATTTTTATTTATCGGGTAAAAGATTATAAGTATCTTGAATTTGATGAATTAGGAACCAGACCCATTGAAATCGATACAATTATCTAA
- the cas5 gene encoding CRISPR-associated protein Cas5, with translation MAASKLIQANTMDTTIESFSSFEENIAQSEKLLTFRLYGSFAHFNQPISNRFRNTYSIIPKPQLLGLIGSIVGLSGYKNAAVSPEFYSKLSDLKVFIKCNSLSEKKFTLSYNSLNSFLNNRIDSGSPNVIIKEQVLLDPDYEVGIVVNENNPLHLEIIDKIRMNCGVFPIYFGKNEFFANVQFGHLKDFEYDNSESNKCCSIFPFEEVESVNTRNMKLELLPVDFDDMFKYIYRLMAIPSEKCNVSLKNSDNYIASEGSVYYVF, from the coding sequence ATGGCTGCAAGCAAATTAATTCAGGCGAATACAATGGATACAACGATTGAATCATTTTCTTCCTTTGAGGAAAATATTGCACAATCCGAAAAACTCCTTACTTTCCGATTGTATGGGAGTTTTGCTCATTTTAATCAACCTATTAGCAATCGCTTTAGGAATACGTATTCAATTATTCCAAAGCCACAGCTTCTTGGATTGATTGGCTCAATTGTAGGGCTTAGTGGTTATAAGAATGCCGCAGTGAGTCCTGAATTTTATTCAAAATTGAGTGATTTAAAGGTATTTATCAAATGTAATAGTTTGAGTGAGAAGAAATTCACATTATCTTACAATAGTCTTAATAGTTTTTTAAACAACAGAATCGATTCTGGTTCTCCAAATGTTATCATTAAGGAGCAAGTGTTGTTAGACCCAGATTATGAAGTTGGAATTGTAGTTAATGAAAATAATCCTCTCCATCTCGAAATAATTGATAAAATAAGGATGAATTGTGGTGTATTTCCCATTTATTTCGGCAAAAATGAATTTTTTGCGAATGTGCAATTTGGACATTTGAAGGATTTTGAGTATGATAATTCTGAAAGTAATAAGTGTTGTAGCATATTTCCTTTTGAAGAAGTGGAATCAGTGAATACACGAAATATGAAATTAGAATTATTGCCTGTTGATTTTGATGATATGTTTAAGTATATTTATCGTTTGATGGCAATACCAAGCGAAAAATGTAATGTTTCATTAAAAAATTCAGACAATTATATTGCTTCAGAGGGTAGTGTATATTATGTATTCTGA
- the cas4 gene encoding CRISPR-associated protein Cas4 yields MMIFMTDSFQNPSKTTNSLDVSNDVLLNTFIKITGVKINYYHICHTKLWLFSHNIALEHENENVNIGKQIHEDSYSKNKKEITIDNTISIDFVKKRDDILELHEIKKTKSMEDAHLQQMLYYIYYLKKRGIDSYGVMNYPLLNQTREVVLTSDDEMKIEDDIINIEKIITGRMPHPKRIRICPKCAYFEFCFCGEVDDD; encoded by the coding sequence ATGATGATTTTTATGACTGATTCCTTTCAAAATCCATCAAAAACCACGAATTCACTAGATGTGTCAAATGATGTGTTGCTTAATACTTTTATTAAAATAACCGGTGTTAAGATCAACTACTACCACATCTGCCACACTAAGCTGTGGCTTTTTTCTCACAATATAGCTCTTGAACATGAAAACGAAAATGTCAATATCGGCAAACAGATTCATGAAGATAGTTATAGTAAAAATAAAAAAGAGATTACAATTGATAATACGATCAGCATCGATTTTGTGAAGAAACGTGATGATATTCTTGAATTGCATGAAATTAAAAAGACTAAGAGTATGGAAGATGCTCATTTACAGCAAATGCTTTACTATATTTATTATTTAAAGAAAAGGGGGATTGATTCATATGGGGTTATGAATTATCCTCTTTTAAATCAGACTCGGGAAGTGGTGCTAACAAGTGATGATGAAATGAAGATCGAGGATGATATCATAAATATCGAGAAGATTATCACAGGCAGAATGCCACACCCTAAACGCATACGTATTTGTCCAAAGTGTGCATATTTTGAGTTTTGTTTTTGTGGCGAAGTGGATGATGATTGA
- a CDS encoding type I CRISPR-associated protein Cas7 encodes MNYNGIVVVNAKNASFNAGFDGLPRRLPNGKIFATDKALKYCIRDYLSKNETVFVQRTKKEDTIKGAIVQRHLTLDENYLEKCNKKSIPKDEMAVIEDLKSFIDVRLFGVVFAVKGNNISMTGPCQINYGVNRFKNSSIFSSEILSPYRNSNEKSKDVQQTTIGEESRADDVYYVYDICLNMNSAKKQEIEISDEDITKLKNALKYSVGEVNSTTMFGCETVSMLWFENSDDRIFNNLNSLVDVYEEDGDVLVDYSKVTKLIEGAINKSTIEEYSNKVKNKIVFEN; translated from the coding sequence ATGAATTACAATGGGATAGTAGTAGTAAATGCAAAGAATGCAAGTTTTAATGCAGGCTTTGATGGACTTCCAAGAAGATTGCCAAATGGTAAAATATTTGCTACTGATAAAGCTTTAAAATACTGCATAAGGGACTATTTGTCAAAAAATGAGACTGTGTTTGTACAAAGGACGAAAAAGGAAGATACAATTAAAGGTGCAATTGTGCAGCGTCATCTGACATTAGATGAAAATTATTTGGAAAAATGCAATAAAAAATCAATTCCAAAAGATGAGATGGCTGTCATTGAAGATCTTAAAAGTTTTATTGATGTTCGTTTGTTTGGGGTTGTTTTTGCAGTTAAGGGCAATAATATTTCAATGACCGGCCCTTGTCAAATAAACTATGGTGTCAATAGGTTTAAGAATTCCAGTATATTCTCTTCTGAAATCTTATCTCCTTATCGAAATTCAAATGAGAAAAGTAAGGATGTTCAGCAGACAACAATAGGTGAGGAATCAAGGGCTGATGATGTTTATTATGTATATGATATTTGTTTGAATATGAATTCTGCTAAAAAACAGGAGATCGAAATTTCAGATGAAGATATTACCAAATTGAAAAATGCACTCAAATATTCTGTCGGTGAAGTGAATTCTACGACCATGTTTGGCTGTGAAACTGTAAGTATGCTCTGGTTTGAAAATAGTGATGATCGGATATTTAATAATCTTAATTCACTGGTAGATGTCTATGAAGAAGATGGTGATGTTTTAGTTGATTATTCAAAAGTTACTAAATTGATTGAAGGGGCTATTAATAAAAGTACAATTGAAGAATATAGTAATAAAGTGAAGAACAAGATTGTTTTTGAGAATTAA
- a CDS encoding DNA-3-methyladenine glycosylase family protein, translating into MYTIKTEDLNLEYTLDCGQVFRWDRDGDWWTGVINGVVARISQSPETGDLLVDSSLDEDFFHRYFRLDDDLPAIFKQINKDEHMDVAISKYRGLRLIRQDPWECLISYMLATASNIPRIKKNIYMLSALFGEELEKGHYSFPKVEALAASSCDDLCECKMGFRTARIIKAANAVINGDIVLDELFSLDYGEAKNELMKLEGIGEKVADCILLFAFAKMEGFPVDTHVEKIVKAYYGNDPYFEGNATKTKIGKWGRHYFGEYCGYAQQYLFYQKRLEGLV; encoded by the coding sequence ATGTACACAATCAAAACAGAAGATCTCAACCTTGAATATACACTGGACTGTGGTCAGGTATTCCGCTGGGACAGGGACGGTGACTGGTGGACAGGCGTTATCAATGGTGTTGTTGCACGCATAAGCCAGAGTCCAGAGACAGGTGACCTTCTGGTAGATTCCTCTCTTGATGAGGACTTTTTTCATAGGTATTTCAGACTGGATGATGACTTGCCGGCAATATTCAAACAGATAAACAAGGATGAGCACATGGATGTCGCCATCAGCAAATACAGAGGATTGCGACTTATACGCCAGGACCCCTGGGAATGTCTGATCTCCTACATGCTCGCAACCGCTTCGAACATCCCCCGTATAAAGAAGAACATATACATGCTGTCAGCACTCTTCGGGGAAGAACTTGAGAAAGGTCATTACAGTTTCCCAAAAGTTGAAGCTCTCGCAGCATCCAGTTGTGATGATCTTTGTGAATGCAAGATGGGATTTCGCACAGCAAGAATAATTAAAGCTGCGAATGCTGTCATCAATGGCGATATTGTGCTCGATGAACTGTTCAGTCTCGACTATGGCGAAGCCAAGAACGAACTGATGAAGCTGGAGGGTATCGGGGAAAAGGTGGCTGATTGCATACTGCTGTTCGCTTTTGCGAAAATGGAAGGGTTCCCTGTGGATACCCATGTCGAGAAGATAGTCAAGGCCTATTACGGAAACGACCCCTATTTTGAAGGCAATGCCACAAAAACAAAAATAGGAAAATGGGGAAGACACTATTTCGGTGAGTACTGTGGTTATGCTCAACAGTACCTGTTCTACCAGAAACGGCTTGAAGGCCTGGTCTAA